The proteins below come from a single Rhizobium tropici CIAT 899 genomic window:
- a CDS encoding phosphoserine transaminase encodes MTKLAKPDIRPNNTHFSSGPCSKRPGWTLNALSDAALGRSHRAKVGKAKLKQAIDLTREILEVPADYRIGIVPASDTGAVEMALWSLLGERGVDMLAWESFGAGWVTDVVKQLKLKDVRKLEAGYGELPDLSAVDFDRDVVFTWNGTTSGVRVPNGDFIPADRKGLTICDATSAAFAQNLDFAKLDVVTFSWQKVLGGEGAHGVIILSPRAVERLTTYQPAWPLPKIFRMTSGGKLIEGIFTGETINTPSMLCVEDYIDALLWAKDLGGLKALIGRADANAKVIHDFVAANDWIANLAVKAETASNTSVCLKIVDKDVVALDADGQANFAKGLVALLEKEGVAYDVGHYRDAPSGLRIWAGATIEASDMQKLMPWLAWAFETQKATLSQAAA; translated from the coding sequence ATGACTAAGCTCGCCAAGCCGGACATCCGTCCGAATAATACCCATTTCTCTTCTGGTCCATGCTCGAAGCGTCCCGGTTGGACGCTTAACGCTCTTTCCGATGCGGCTCTTGGCCGTTCGCACCGCGCGAAAGTTGGTAAGGCAAAGCTGAAGCAGGCCATTGATCTTACTCGCGAAATTCTAGAAGTGCCGGCGGATTATCGCATTGGCATCGTTCCGGCTTCCGACACCGGTGCCGTCGAAATGGCTCTCTGGTCGCTCCTCGGCGAACGCGGCGTCGACATGCTCGCCTGGGAAAGCTTCGGCGCCGGCTGGGTTACCGACGTCGTCAAGCAACTAAAGCTCAAGGACGTCCGCAAGCTCGAAGCCGGCTACGGCGAGCTGCCCGATCTTTCCGCTGTCGATTTCGACCGCGACGTAGTCTTCACCTGGAACGGCACTACCTCTGGCGTGCGCGTTCCGAACGGCGATTTCATCCCGGCCGACCGCAAGGGCCTGACGATCTGCGACGCCACTTCGGCGGCCTTCGCTCAGAACCTCGATTTTGCCAAGCTCGACGTCGTCACCTTCTCCTGGCAGAAGGTTCTGGGCGGCGAGGGCGCACATGGCGTCATCATCCTGTCGCCGCGCGCTGTCGAGCGCCTGACGACCTATCAGCCTGCCTGGCCGCTGCCGAAGATCTTCCGCATGACCAGCGGCGGCAAGCTGATCGAAGGCATCTTTACCGGCGAGACGATCAACACGCCGTCGATGCTTTGCGTCGAGGACTATATCGACGCTCTCCTCTGGGCGAAGGATCTCGGCGGCCTGAAGGCGCTGATCGGCCGTGCCGATGCCAATGCCAAGGTCATCCACGATTTCGTCGCCGCCAACGACTGGATCGCCAATCTCGCCGTCAAGGCGGAGACGGCGTCCAACACCTCCGTCTGCCTGAAGATCGTTGACAAGGACGTCGTCGCTCTCGATGCCGATGGCCAGGCGAATTTCGCCAAGGGTCTGGTTGCGCTCCTTGAGAAGGAAGGCGTCGCCTATGACGTCGGCCATTACCGCGACGCGCCGTCGGGCCTGCGCATCTGGGCCGGTGCGACGATCGAAGCTTCCGACATGCAGAAGCTGATGCCCTGGCTCGCCTGGGCTTTCGAAACGCAGAAGGCGACGCTCTCCCAGGCTGCTGCCTGA
- the serA gene encoding phosphoglycerate dehydrogenase: protein MAPRVLVSDELSETAVQIFRDRGVEVDFQPQLGKDKDKLFEIIGNYDGLAIRSATKVTEKIIEAAKNLKVVGRAGIGVDNVDIPAASRRGIIVMNTPFGNSITTAEHAIALMFAVARQLPAADASTQAGKWEKSKFMGVEITGKTLGIIGAGNIGSIVIARALGLKMHVLAYDPFLSKERAEEMGVTKVELDELFAGADFITLHVPLTDKTRNIIDASAIAKMKQGVRIINCARGGLVDEAALAAAIKSGHVAGAAFDVFEVEPAKESPLFGLPNVVCTPHLGASTTEAQENVALQVAEQMADYLVKGAVSNAINMPSITAEEAPILKPFIRLADVLGAFVGQVTDDPIKEIEILYDGVTAGMNTKALTSALLAGLIRNQVADVNMVSAPIMIKEKGIVLAEVKRDKTGVYDGYIKLTVTTDSMSRSVAGTVFSDGKPRFIQIKGINLDADVGNHMVYLANTDVPGMIGFIGTTLGSAGVNIANFQLGRDKQGGDAIALLYVDGPISDEVLGKLTAHQAIRQAKPLVFNVD, encoded by the coding sequence ATGGCACCTCGCGTTCTCGTATCCGACGAACTGTCGGAAACCGCCGTCCAGATCTTCCGCGATCGCGGCGTCGAAGTCGATTTCCAGCCGCAGCTTGGCAAGGACAAGGACAAGCTGTTCGAAATCATCGGTAACTACGATGGTCTTGCCATCCGTTCCGCCACCAAGGTGACGGAGAAGATCATCGAAGCGGCCAAGAACCTCAAGGTTGTCGGCCGCGCAGGTATCGGGGTCGACAATGTCGATATCCCCGCCGCCTCGCGCCGCGGTATCATCGTCATGAACACGCCGTTCGGCAATTCGATCACCACGGCCGAACACGCCATCGCGCTGATGTTTGCCGTTGCCCGTCAGCTTCCGGCGGCCGATGCCTCGACGCAGGCCGGCAAGTGGGAAAAGTCGAAGTTCATGGGTGTCGAAATCACCGGCAAGACGCTCGGCATCATCGGCGCCGGCAACATCGGCTCCATCGTCATTGCCCGCGCCCTTGGCCTGAAGATGCATGTTCTGGCCTATGACCCGTTCCTGTCCAAGGAGCGCGCCGAGGAAATGGGCGTCACCAAGGTCGAGCTCGACGAGCTCTTCGCCGGCGCCGACTTCATCACGCTGCATGTGCCTTTGACCGATAAGACCCGGAACATCATCGATGCCTCTGCCATCGCCAAGATGAAGCAAGGCGTGCGCATCATCAACTGCGCCCGCGGCGGTCTCGTCGATGAGGCAGCTCTTGCCGCAGCCATCAAGTCCGGCCATGTCGCCGGTGCCGCCTTCGACGTCTTCGAGGTCGAACCCGCCAAGGAAAGCCCGCTCTTCGGCCTGCCGAATGTCGTCTGCACGCCGCATCTCGGCGCGTCCACGACGGAAGCACAGGAGAACGTCGCACTTCAGGTGGCCGAGCAGATGGCGGACTACCTCGTCAAGGGCGCTGTCTCCAACGCCATCAACATGCCCTCGATCACGGCTGAGGAAGCGCCGATCCTGAAGCCGTTCATCAGGCTTGCCGACGTTCTCGGCGCCTTCGTCGGCCAGGTGACCGACGATCCGATCAAGGAAATCGAGATTCTCTATGACGGCGTCACCGCCGGCATGAACACCAAGGCGCTGACGAGCGCCCTGCTGGCCGGCCTGATCCGCAACCAGGTTGCCGACGTCAACATGGTTTCGGCACCGATCATGATCAAGGAAAAGGGTATCGTCCTTGCCGAAGTCAAGCGCGACAAGACCGGCGTCTATGACGGCTACATCAAGTTGACGGTCACGACAGACAGCATGAGCCGCTCCGTCGCCGGTACCGTCTTCTCGGACGGTAAGCCGCGCTTCATCCAGATCAAGGGCATCAACCTCGATGCCGATGTCGGCAACCACATGGTCTATCTCGCCAATACCGACGTTCCCGGCATGATCGGCTTCATCGGCACGACGCTCGGCTCTGCCGGCGTCAATATCGCCAACTTCCAGCTTGGCCGTGACAAGCAGGGTGGTGATGCCATCGCGCTTCTCTATGTCGACGGTCCGATCAGTGATGAGGTGCTCGGCAAGCTGACGGCGCATCAGGCGATCCGTCAGGCAAAGCCGCTGGTATTCAACGTCGATTGA
- the mnmA gene encoding tRNA 2-thiouridine(34) synthase MnmA encodes MNTLDFDKRPEDTRVVVAMSGGVDSSVVAGILKRQGYDVLGITLQLYDHGAAVHRAGSCCAGQDIDDARRVCETLGIPHYVLDYEKRFRETVINPFAESYVAGETPIPCVACNQTVKFADLLLTAKELGADALATGHYIRSRPNPSTEHPNRRALYRPADADRDQSYFLFATTQEQIDYLRFPLGGMPKAETRALAEEMGLVVAKKADSQDICFVPQGKYSDVIAKLKPNAALAGEIVHLDGRVLGQHEGILHYTIGQRRGIGVATGEPLYVVYLDARSRRVIVGPKEALETHRVYLRDVNWLGDEPLEQAASGAGFACFAKVRSTRAPSPAVLHADASGIYVDLAVGEAGVAPGQACALYSAPGDDARVYGGGFIERSEREPMAEASLKALLAGPVAA; translated from the coding sequence GTGAATACACTGGATTTTGACAAGAGGCCGGAAGATACCCGCGTCGTCGTCGCCATGTCGGGCGGTGTCGACAGTTCCGTCGTCGCCGGCATTTTGAAGCGGCAGGGTTACGATGTGCTCGGCATCACGCTGCAGCTCTATGACCATGGCGCGGCCGTGCATCGCGCCGGCTCCTGTTGCGCCGGCCAGGATATCGACGATGCGCGCCGCGTCTGTGAAACGCTCGGTATTCCGCATTACGTGCTCGATTATGAAAAGCGTTTCCGTGAGACGGTCATCAATCCCTTCGCCGAAAGTTATGTGGCCGGCGAAACGCCGATCCCCTGCGTTGCCTGCAACCAGACGGTCAAGTTCGCCGATCTTCTGCTGACTGCCAAGGAACTCGGCGCCGATGCGCTGGCGACCGGCCACTACATCCGTTCGCGTCCGAATCCATCGACGGAGCACCCAAATCGCCGCGCGCTCTATCGCCCGGCCGATGCCGATCGCGACCAGAGTTATTTTCTCTTTGCGACGACGCAGGAGCAGATCGATTATCTGCGCTTTCCGCTCGGCGGTATGCCGAAGGCCGAAACCCGCGCGCTTGCCGAGGAAATGGGCCTGGTCGTCGCCAAGAAGGCCGACAGCCAGGACATCTGTTTCGTGCCGCAAGGCAAATATTCCGACGTCATCGCCAAGCTGAAGCCGAATGCGGCGCTTGCCGGCGAGATCGTGCACCTCGACGGCCGCGTGCTCGGCCAGCACGAGGGTATCCTGCATTACACGATCGGCCAGCGCCGCGGTATCGGTGTTGCCACGGGCGAGCCGCTTTACGTCGTCTATCTCGACGCCCGCTCGCGCCGCGTCATCGTCGGCCCGAAGGAGGCGCTGGAAACGCACCGCGTCTATCTGCGTGATGTCAACTGGCTTGGCGACGAACCGCTGGAGCAGGCCGCTTCCGGCGCGGGCTTTGCCTGTTTCGCCAAGGTTCGCTCCACCCGCGCACCGTCGCCGGCTGTGCTGCATGCCGATGCCAGCGGCATCTATGTCGACCTCGCCGTCGGTGAGGCAGGCGTGGCTCCGGGCCAGGCCTGCGCGCTCTATTCTGCACCCGGTGATGACGCTCGCGTCTACGGCGGCGGCTTCATCGAGCGTTCGGAACGCGAGCCAATGGCAGAGGCGTCGTTGAAGGCGCTGCTGGCGGGTCCTGTCGCCGCCTGA
- a CDS encoding outer membrane protein: MIRFDALTLAAAMAGASAGVAFAADATPPEIKMSEVSVKDARGWYVRGDVGYAVNASRTDTKFRAYDPAGDDYSSSSFDSTRFGGDFSGGLGVGYQFNDLFRADVTGDFFSGDFNGRISSDSPCSGGVGGTGCSTRARSSFRAGSLMVNGYVDLGTLAGFTPYVGAGLGASRVSWSSVNAIGSCVDGTSGCGGAASVSARYPGDSDWRLTYALMAGVAYEVAPNIKVDLGYRFSHIAGGDMFGYSAADSAAGAGGTAGRDGALSRHEIRVGLRITTW; the protein is encoded by the coding sequence ATGATCCGTTTTGACGCTTTGACGCTAGCCGCAGCGATGGCAGGCGCATCGGCGGGTGTTGCGTTTGCGGCCGATGCGACACCGCCGGAAATCAAGATGTCGGAGGTGAGTGTCAAGGATGCCAGGGGATGGTATGTGCGCGGCGATGTCGGCTATGCCGTCAATGCCAGCCGCACCGACACGAAATTTCGCGCCTATGATCCTGCGGGTGACGATTACAGTTCGAGCAGCTTTGATTCGACCCGGTTCGGCGGGGATTTTTCCGGCGGTCTTGGTGTCGGCTATCAGTTCAACGATCTGTTCCGCGCGGATGTGACGGGCGATTTCTTCAGCGGTGATTTTAATGGCCGCATTTCGAGCGATTCGCCTTGTTCCGGCGGGGTCGGCGGCACGGGATGCTCCACGAGAGCTCGTTCTTCCTTCAGGGCCGGCAGCCTGATGGTCAATGGCTATGTCGACCTCGGGACGCTCGCCGGCTTCACGCCCTATGTCGGTGCCGGCCTCGGTGCCAGCAGGGTTTCCTGGAGCAGCGTCAACGCCATCGGCTCCTGTGTGGACGGCACGTCGGGCTGCGGTGGCGCTGCCTCAGTCAGCGCACGCTATCCTGGTGACAGTGACTGGCGCCTGACCTACGCCTTGATGGCGGGTGTGGCTTATGAGGTTGCGCCGAATATCAAGGTCGATCTTGGCTACCGCTTCTCCCATATCGCGGGTGGTGACATGTTCGGCTATTCCGCCGCAGATTCGGCTGCAGGCGCCGGCGGCACGGCAGGCCGTGACGGCGCGTTGTCGCGCCATGAGATTCGCGTGGGCTTGCGGATCACTACTTGGTAA
- a CDS encoding IS630 family transposase, whose product MTRPYSNDLRERVVAAVVSGQSCRVVGERFDIAVSFVVKWSQRHRATGSVSPGKMGGHRRRVLEPHRTFIVEQIEQTSHLTLHRLKDELAARGVAVSHNPIWQFMRREGLSFKKTLFALEQGRADIARRRARWKAWQGRFDPTRLVFIDETWIRTNMAPLRGWGPKGKRLRGFAPHGRWRTLTFLGALRCDKLTAPCVFDGPINGECFGAYIRQQLIPTLKPGDIVILDNLGSHKAKAIRDAIRAAGARLWFLPKYSPDLNPIEQAFAKIKHWMRQAQKRTVEDTWRHLGYLTDTIKPDECANYFSNAGYASVKT is encoded by the coding sequence ATGACGCGACCCTATTCGAATGATCTTCGTGAGCGAGTCGTTGCTGCGGTTGTGAGTGGACAGAGCTGCCGGGTGGTGGGGGAGCGGTTCGACATAGCTGTGTCGTTTGTGGTGAAGTGGTCGCAGCGCCATCGGGCGACCGGCAGTGTGTCGCCCGGCAAGATGGGCGGCCATCGTCGGCGGGTGCTGGAGCCGCACCGCACCTTTATCGTCGAGCAGATCGAACAGACATCCCATCTGACACTGCATCGGCTGAAGGATGAGTTGGCCGCCCGCGGCGTGGCCGTCTCCCATAATCCCATCTGGCAGTTCATGCGTCGCGAAGGCCTGAGCTTTAAAAAAACGCTGTTCGCCCTTGAGCAGGGTCGCGCCGACATTGCCCGGCGCAGAGCGCGCTGGAAAGCCTGGCAGGGTCGCTTCGACCCGACGCGGCTCGTCTTTATTGATGAAACCTGGATCAGAACCAACATGGCACCATTGCGCGGCTGGGGGCCGAAAGGCAAAAGGCTGCGTGGCTTTGCACCCCATGGCCGCTGGCGCACGCTCACTTTCCTCGGCGCCTTGCGCTGCGACAAGCTGACCGCGCCCTGCGTCTTCGATGGTCCCATCAATGGCGAATGTTTCGGCGCCTATATCCGACAACAACTGATCCCGACCCTCAAGCCCGGCGACATCGTCATCCTTGACAATCTCGGCTCACACAAGGCCAAGGCCATTCGCGATGCCATCAGGGCGGCCGGCGCAAGGCTGTGGTTCCTGCCGAAATACTCCCCCGACCTCAATCCGATCGAGCAGGCCTTCGCAAAGATCAAACACTGGATGCGCCAGGCTCAAAAGCGAACCGTCGAGGACACCTGGCGCCATCTCGGATATCTCACCGACACCATCAAGCCGGACGAATGCGCCAACTACTTCTCAAACGCAGGATACGCTTCCGTCAAAACTTGA
- a CDS encoding CDP-alcohol phosphatidyltransferase family protein, whose protein sequence is MTGEGTGDRRPLASRNTRWAQALARRMTALSVTPNQISQASMVMAALAGASFWLSGATGSARMRMVLLIFAALFCQLRLLCNLLDGMVAVEGGKGEADGPFWNEFPDRIADILIFAGIGYGIAMPGLGWAAAAFAVLTAYVRELGRATGNPSDFGGPMAKQHRMAVATAAALLSLIEALWSGGSWVLTIALWVVAAGSAVTVLRRSLNLILHLKAEG, encoded by the coding sequence ATGACCGGCGAGGGAACAGGCGACAGGCGGCCGCTGGCGAGCCGCAACACACGATGGGCACAGGCACTGGCGCGGCGCATGACTGCGCTTTCAGTGACTCCGAACCAGATCTCGCAGGCAAGCATGGTCATGGCAGCACTGGCGGGGGCATCATTCTGGCTCTCCGGGGCCACCGGTAGTGCCAGAATGCGGATGGTCTTGCTGATCTTTGCCGCCTTGTTCTGTCAGCTACGTCTGCTCTGCAATCTGCTTGACGGTATGGTGGCGGTCGAGGGCGGAAAAGGTGAGGCCGATGGACCGTTCTGGAACGAATTTCCGGATCGCATCGCTGATATCCTCATCTTTGCGGGTATCGGCTATGGCATTGCGATGCCGGGCCTCGGTTGGGCCGCCGCCGCCTTTGCTGTACTGACCGCCTATGTCCGCGAGCTTGGCCGCGCCACAGGCAATCCCAGCGATTTCGGCGGTCCGATGGCCAAGCAGCATCGCATGGCGGTCGCGACGGCTGCGGCTTTGCTTTCGCTCATCGAGGCGCTATGGAGCGGCGGCAGCTGGGTTTTGACCATCGCTCTTTGGGTCGTTGCCGCCGGATCGGCGGTGACAGTCCTGCGGCGCAGCCTCAATCTGATCCTGCATTTGAAGGCAGAGGGATGA
- a CDS encoding lysophospholipid acyltransferase family protein: protein MGTPIEWLAKPASVAIVLFARAITAVRAIWPESGMQTRRCVYFANHSSHGDFILIWTVLPPRLRRRVRPVAGADYWLKSPLNSFIGRDVFNAVLIERDREARKEDPVTQMTQALDAGSSLILFPEGTRNLTEQPLQPFKSGLFHLAQARPDIDLVPVWIDNLNRVMPKGEFVPIPLICTVTFGEALHIGETEEKAEFLARAEAALLALAPKRAGD, encoded by the coding sequence ATGGGCACGCCGATCGAATGGCTGGCGAAGCCGGCTTCCGTGGCGATCGTGCTCTTTGCGCGCGCCATTACCGCCGTTCGGGCGATCTGGCCCGAAAGCGGCATGCAAACCCGCCGCTGCGTCTATTTCGCCAATCACTCCAGCCATGGCGATTTCATCCTGATTTGGACTGTCCTGCCGCCACGATTGCGCCGCCGCGTACGCCCGGTGGCGGGCGCCGATTATTGGCTGAAATCGCCGCTGAACAGCTTCATCGGCCGGGACGTCTTCAACGCCGTGCTGATCGAACGGGATCGTGAAGCGCGCAAGGAAGATCCGGTCACGCAGATGACGCAGGCGCTCGATGCCGGCTCCTCGCTGATCCTGTTTCCAGAGGGCACCCGTAATCTCACCGAGCAGCCGTTGCAGCCCTTCAAGAGCGGGCTTTTCCATCTTGCGCAGGCTCGCCCTGATATCGATCTCGTGCCCGTCTGGATCGACAACCTCAACCGCGTCATGCCCAAGGGCGAGTTCGTGCCCATTCCGCTGATCTGCACGGTCACCTTCGGCGAGGCGCTGCATATCGGCGAGACCGAAGAGAAGGCGGAGTTTCTGGCGCGAGCCGAAGCGGCGCTGCTGGCACTGGCGCCCAAGCGGGCGGGAGACTGA
- a CDS encoding IS481 family transposase: MPWKETSVMEERLRFVARLLEGEGMSDVCREFGISRKTGYKIFNRYKDDGLEALTDRSRRPVRYANQLPEPVEAMIVSCKKNKPHWGARKIRELLVKRLAGDVRVPAKSTVHAVLDRHGLVAHARKRQRHRAEGTVLSQALLPNDLWCADFKGEFKLGNGQYCYPLTVTDQTSRYLLCCEAFESTRERGVFDAFRRLFAERGLPAAIRSDNGLPFASPNGLYNLSKLSVWWLRLGIALERIRPGRPQQNGRHERMHLTLKQEATRPAGRNILQQQARFDAFVSEFNEERPHEALDMKVPADLYTASSRPYQGLPQINYPFHDRKALVTNCGRICIYRKKINISTVMAGQKLGIKEVDDGIWLLSFMHYDLGYIDLEQRTLQTIDKPFGTRLSPMS; this comes from the coding sequence ATGCCTTGGAAAGAGACTTCGGTGATGGAGGAACGTCTACGTTTTGTCGCCCGGCTGCTGGAGGGCGAAGGCATGAGCGATGTGTGTCGGGAGTTCGGCATCTCGCGCAAGACCGGTTACAAGATCTTCAATCGCTATAAGGATGACGGACTGGAGGCGCTGACGGACCGGTCTCGAAGGCCCGTGCGTTATGCCAATCAGTTGCCTGAGCCGGTCGAGGCGATGATCGTCTCGTGCAAGAAGAACAAACCCCACTGGGGTGCCAGGAAGATCAGGGAGCTTTTGGTGAAGCGCCTGGCCGGCGACGTGCGCGTACCCGCCAAGAGCACGGTGCATGCCGTTCTTGACCGGCACGGGTTAGTCGCTCATGCCCGCAAGCGGCAACGACACCGAGCCGAAGGAACCGTCTTATCTCAGGCCTTGCTGCCCAACGATCTGTGGTGTGCCGACTTCAAGGGCGAGTTCAAGCTTGGCAATGGTCAATACTGTTACCCGCTGACGGTCACCGACCAGACGTCACGTTATCTTCTTTGCTGTGAAGCCTTCGAGTCGACGCGCGAGCGAGGTGTTTTCGACGCCTTTCGGCGGTTGTTTGCCGAGCGTGGCCTGCCGGCGGCGATCCGCAGCGACAATGGACTACCCTTCGCCAGCCCCAACGGGCTCTACAATCTCTCGAAGCTGTCGGTCTGGTGGCTGAGGCTTGGCATTGCCCTCGAGCGCATCAGGCCGGGCCGTCCTCAACAAAACGGCCGGCATGAGCGCATGCACCTGACGCTGAAGCAGGAGGCCACCCGACCAGCTGGCAGAAATATCCTCCAGCAGCAGGCCCGCTTCGATGCATTCGTCAGCGAATTCAATGAGGAGCGGCCACACGAGGCGCTGGACATGAAGGTGCCGGCAGATCTCTACACCGCCTCGTCGCGCCCCTATCAAGGCCTGCCGCAGATCAACTACCCCTTCCATGACAGGAAGGCGCTGGTCACCAATTGCGGCCGCATCTGCATCTATCGCAAGAAGATCAACATCTCGACCGTCATGGCCGGCCAGAAGCTTGGAATCAAGGAAGTCGACGACGGTATTTGGCTCCTCAGCTTCATGCATTATGATCTGGGATATATCGATCTGGAGCAGAGAACTTTGCAAACCATCGACAAACCGTTCGGCACGAGGTTGTCACCCATGTCTTAG
- a CDS encoding glycosyltransferase family 25 protein, with translation MARRPPFCADGNYQVCSMSLTALAETSFTPSQTMPVYLINIDRAAERLAEIQRQSDEFGFRFERIHGVDGALVPRDEWIDVDHDRFQRRHGRTILPGEYGCYRSHLLALQQFLAGGGEMAVVIEDDVALDIDFLARTVAAKNAAPNADLIKLVNHRWNGFRAMGRSSKGDIVGRCLFGPQGSTACYLVTRKGAEKIVKSLAIMSLPWDVAVERGWDMNISIVSTRANIAGFSRLQRTTMIGWRRDYRAAKAPAWRRIPAHIFRTVDFFRRIAYVLTTP, from the coding sequence ATGGCTAGGCGCCCGCCGTTTTGCGCCGATGGAAATTATCAAGTGTGCTCGATGTCCCTAACTGCGCTCGCCGAAACTTCTTTTACACCGTCACAAACCATGCCGGTCTATCTTATCAATATCGACCGGGCAGCCGAACGGCTGGCGGAGATTCAGCGGCAGAGCGATGAGTTCGGTTTTCGATTCGAGCGTATTCATGGCGTCGACGGTGCCCTCGTCCCGCGCGACGAATGGATCGATGTAGATCACGATCGCTTCCAGCGCCGGCATGGCCGCACCATCCTGCCCGGCGAGTATGGCTGCTACCGCAGTCACCTGCTGGCGCTGCAACAGTTTTTGGCGGGCGGCGGCGAAATGGCCGTGGTCATCGAAGATGATGTTGCGCTGGATATCGATTTCCTCGCACGCACCGTGGCCGCGAAGAATGCTGCGCCCAATGCCGACCTGATCAAGCTCGTCAATCACCGCTGGAACGGCTTTCGTGCCATGGGCCGAAGCAGCAAGGGAGATATCGTCGGCCGCTGCCTCTTTGGTCCGCAAGGCTCGACGGCCTGCTATCTTGTCACGCGCAAAGGCGCCGAAAAGATCGTGAAATCGCTGGCCATCATGTCGCTGCCCTGGGATGTGGCCGTGGAGCGTGGCTGGGACATGAATATCTCCATCGTGAGTACGCGCGCGAACATTGCTGGCTTCAGCCGGCTGCAGCGAACGACGATGATCGGCTGGCGTCGCGACTACCGCGCGGCCAAGGCACCGGCCTGGCGGCGCATACCCGCACACATCTTCCGAACCGTGGATTTCTTTCGGCGTATCGCCTACGTGCTGACGACGCCGTAA
- a CDS encoding phosphatidate cytidylyltransferase — protein MGAASADLIHLVLGIFGVLIVASVIGYVLERRLSPDGSNAAIENLNARIKAWWVMVVLIGIAFIAGRAGVILLFAFCSFAALREFMTLINTKRADHWALAAAFFVALPVQYYLLWAEQYGIYSIFIPVYAFLFMPIIAVLRGDTERFLVRIAEVQWALMICVFCASHVPALLTLHIPGYEGRNVLLIAFLVIVVQLSDVLQYVWGKLFGKTKIAPRLSPSKTVEGFVGGVISASLIGAALWWVTPFTPLQAGLLAFVITIMGFFGGLVMSAIKRDRGVKDWGHLIEGHGGLIDRLDSVVFSAPIFFHLVRFWWSLS, from the coding sequence ATGGGTGCGGCAAGTGCCGATCTGATCCACCTCGTTCTTGGCATTTTCGGCGTCTTGATCGTCGCCTCCGTCATCGGCTACGTGCTGGAGCGGCGGCTGTCGCCTGACGGATCGAATGCCGCGATCGAAAATCTGAATGCGCGCATCAAGGCCTGGTGGGTGATGGTGGTGCTGATCGGCATCGCCTTCATTGCCGGGCGCGCCGGCGTCATCCTGCTCTTCGCCTTCTGCTCTTTTGCGGCGCTGCGCGAATTCATGACGCTGATCAACACGAAGCGGGCGGATCATTGGGCACTTGCCGCGGCCTTCTTTGTGGCCTTGCCGGTGCAATATTATCTGCTCTGGGCCGAGCAATATGGTATCTATTCGATCTTCATCCCCGTTTACGCCTTCCTCTTCATGCCGATCATCGCGGTGCTGCGCGGCGACACGGAGCGGTTTCTGGTGCGGATCGCCGAGGTGCAATGGGCGCTGATGATCTGCGTCTTCTGCGCCTCGCATGTGCCGGCGCTACTGACACTGCACATTCCGGGCTATGAAGGCCGCAATGTGCTGCTGATCGCTTTTCTGGTGATCGTCGTGCAGCTCAGCGACGTCCTGCAATATGTCTGGGGCAAGCTTTTCGGGAAGACGAAGATCGCGCCGCGGCTGTCGCCCTCGAAGACGGTGGAGGGTTTTGTCGGCGGGGTCATCAGCGCCTCTTTGATCGGGGCGGCCCTCTGGTGGGTGACGCCGTTCACGCCGCTGCAGGCCGGGCTTCTCGCCTTCGTCATCACGATCATGGGTTTCTTCGGCGGGCTCGTCATGTCGGCGATCAAGCGGGATCGCGGCGTCAAGGATTGGGGCCATCTCATCGAGGGGCATGGCGGCCTGATCGACCGTCTGGACTCGGTCGTCTTTTCCGCGCCGATCTTCTTTCATCTCGTTCGCTTCTGGTGGTCGCTGTCATGA